From Triticum urartu cultivar G1812 chromosome 2, Tu2.1, whole genome shotgun sequence, a single genomic window includes:
- the LOC125537944 gene encoding BTB/POZ and MATH domain-containing protein 2-like, whose translation MIWVSFLRKNIFVERQDVPETWSTSFTEGDTAAHNFEVTGFSLLDGMGAGNFVSSSTFFVGGCEWDITFYPDGWKAGGGAHASAYLRLCNGELGLQTNYTLSLLGKDGQVFVQRSIEHTFQSAGIFWGFEHFVQKSKLRRLLSDNEDCVTIRCVLTVMRKHDTLAIPAPPSNLQEDFARMLKDQEGVDVTFIVGDKSFRAHRHVLAARSPAFRAELLDPTKEDPTKPVKVDDMDPVIFEALLYFMYTDTLPHGCDLEKNATLQHLFVVGVRYGLDRLATMCEGKLCQNINEQTVATALTLAEWYDRVLLKNACIAFVSSQDVLDAMKETNGFKHLMTRYPGVMVDILKQNLPSSIGN comes from the exons ATGATTTGGGTGTCTTTTCTTAGGAAAAATATTTTTGTTGAACGGCAG GATGTGCCCGAGACGTGGTCAACGAGTTTTACGGAGGGCGACACCGCGGCGCACAATTTTGAGGTGACGGGCTTCTCGCTGCTAGACGGCATGGGCGCCGGCAACTTTGTCTCGTCGAGCACATTCTTCGTCGGCGGCTGCGAGTGGGACATCACGTTCTACCCCGACGGGTGGAAGGCGGGCGGTGGCGCCCACGCCTCCGCTTATCTGCGTCTATGCAATGGAGAACTAGGGTTGCAGACCAACTACACCCTGAGTTTATTGGGCAAGGATGGCCAAGTGTTTGTGCAACGGAGCATAGAACATACCTTCCAGTCCGCAGGTATTTTTTGGGGCTTCGAGCACTTTGTCCAGAAGTCCAAGCTGCGACGGCTGCTATCCGACAACGAGGACTGTGTAACGATCAGGTGTGTTTTGACTGTCATGAGGAAGCATGACACTTTGGCCATCCCGGCCCCGCCGTCGAATCTGCAAGAGGATTTTGCAAGGATGTTGAAGGACCAGGAAGGCGTGGATGTAACGTTCATCGTGGGTGACAAATCGTTCCGTGCTCATAGACACGTGCTGGCGGCACGATCACCGGCCTTCAGGGCAGAGCTTTTGGACCCGACAAAGGAGGACCCTACAAAACCCGTCAAGGTTGATGACATGGACCCCGTCATCTTTGAGGCGCTTCTTTATTTCATGTACACGGATACGCTCCCACATGGTTGTGATCTTGAGAAAAACGCGACGCTGCAACATTTGTTTGTTGTCGGAGTTCGATATGGCCTGGACAGGCTAGCGACGATGTGCGAAGGGAAACTATGCCAAAACATAAACGAGCAAACAGTGGCAACCGCCCTAACTTTGGCAGAGTGGTATGACCGCGTCCTTCTCAAAAATGCTTGCATCGCATTTGTGTCGTCGCAGGATGTGCTCGACGCCATGAAGGAGACCAATGGATTCAAGCACCTCATGACACGCTATCCGGGGGTGATGGTGGATATTTTGAAACAGAATCTGCCGTCGTCAATAGGG AATTAG